TAATTGCTCAACCGTGAGCGATTTTACGCTTCCGACTGTTCCCACGGGCATGAAGATGGGTGTTTGAATAGTACCATGATCAGTAGTGATCTCACCTGCCCTTGCTTTCGATTGTGGATTGGTATGTTGTAATTGAAACTGTAAAGCTGCCATAAGGGCGCAAAGATAGCCGATAGCTATTAGTCATTAGCCAAAAGTGGGTTTGAAGAAGATCAAAGCTGCACACTAACGGCTACCAATTATCGGCTTCCACACATCTGAATAACATTCCCTTAGCTGTTTCAACGCAATGCAATATTTTCGCAGCTGCTTATGAGTGTGCATTGGCCCGAAATCTTATTTGCTGCTTTCTGTGCAACAGCAGCCATCCAGGTATTTTACTACCTGTACTTTTTTACCCGTTTGGCATTTTACAAAAAGCCGAAAATGGAAAGCTCTATGCAGCATGCCGTTTCGGTGGTGGTTTGTGCAAGGGATGAAGCGCAAAATCTTGCTGACAATTTACCCGAAATTCTGCAACAGGAGTACCGTTCAACCTTTGAGGTAATAGCTGTGAACGACAATTCGTTTGACGACAGCAAGTATGTGCTGGAATACCTGTCGAAACCATTCCGTAACCTTCGCCCAATTGAATTGAAACAAGAGGCAAGATTGATCAATGGGAAAAAATTTCCTTTGTCAATTGGCATTAAAGAAGCAAAGTATGAATTGCTTTTGCTTACTGATGCTGACTGCAAACCCGCAAGTGGCAAATGGATCGAGTTAATGCAGGGTGCATTCAATAATGGAAAAGAAATTGCATTGGGTTATGGCGCTTATTATAAAAAACCCGGCTTGCTGAATAAGCTTATTCGTTTCGAAACATTTTTATCGGCACTGCAGTATTTCTCTTACGCATTAGCAGGCATGCCTTATATGGGTGTGGGTCGTAATCTTGCTTATAAAAAAGAATTATTTTTTCGTAACAAAGGCTTCTCTTCTCACAACCAATTACCTGGTGGAGACGATGATCTTTTTATTAACCAGGTAGCAACAAAAAAGAATACGGCTGTTGTGTTAGATGAAGATGCTTTCACTTTATCTGAACCAAAAACAAGATGGAGCACATGGCGCAGCCAGAAAGCAAGACATTATACAACCAGTAATCATTACAAAGGCATTCATAAGTTTTCACTGGGACTGTTTGCATTTTCACATTTCCTGTTCTATCCACTGCTTGCCGCATCCATTATTTTCTTTAACTGGTGGATGGCATTGGCAGTGTTTGGTTTCAGGTTACTCGTGCAGGGGATCATCTACTACAAGAGCATGAGTAAGCTTAAGGAAAAAGATCTTTTCTGGCTTTATCCCATTCTCGATATCTGGCAATGGTTTTATTATCTTTTATTTGCAAATAGTTTATTTAAAAAACCAAGAGCCAATTGGAAGTAGTACTTAAATATTTTTCTGATTTTACGCCCGCACAGTTGCAGCAATTTCAGCAACTCGAAGCTGTTTACAAGGAATGGAATGAAAAGATCAATGTGATCTCCCGTAAAGATATCGACAGTCTTTATGAGAAGCATGTGCTTCATTCATTAGCCATTGCTGCAGTATTCAACTTTCAACCCGGCACACAAATATGCGATCTGGGTACAGGTGGTGGATTCCCCGGTATTCCGTTGGCCATCTTTTTTCCTGAAGTACAATTTCATTTAACCGACAGCATCAACAAAAAATTAAAAGTGGTGAACGAAGTGGCTTCAGCCATTGGTTTAAAGAATGTAACCACTCAACATACTCGCACCGAGCAGATCGTTAACCGCAAATTTGATTTTGTTGTGAGCCGTGCCGTTGCTCCGTTAAAAGACCTCTGGCAATGGAGTGTTCCCATTCTTAAAGCAAAAGGACAAGGCAAACCTGCCACCGCATTTGATGAGCCTTTTTATGGCGGGCTTATTTGTTTGAAAGGAGGCGATCTTGCCGAAGAAGTGAAAGAAAGCGGCCTGTCTCCCACCGTCTGGCAAATTGACGAACTGTTTACCGAAGATTTTTTCAAGGAAAAGTTTGTGATGGCTGTAAAACGCTGATGGTGAAGGATTAAACAACAAAGCTTGGCTTCTACAGCCACTCTTCAACCCATTTTTACCGTTAAAAACATGAGCTGTATTACCACTTAGTGGTATTTCTTATGTTGCACGAAAGATTCAACTTTGCAGTATGAATAAAATATCCGTTTGTA
The DNA window shown above is from Lacibacter sp. H375 and carries:
- the rsmG gene encoding 16S rRNA (guanine(527)-N(7))-methyltransferase RsmG produces the protein MEVVLKYFSDFTPAQLQQFQQLEAVYKEWNEKINVISRKDIDSLYEKHVLHSLAIAAVFNFQPGTQICDLGTGGGFPGIPLAIFFPEVQFHLTDSINKKLKVVNEVASAIGLKNVTTQHTRTEQIVNRKFDFVVSRAVAPLKDLWQWSVPILKAKGQGKPATAFDEPFYGGLICLKGGDLAEEVKESGLSPTVWQIDELFTEDFFKEKFVMAVKR
- a CDS encoding glycosyltransferase, with product MESSMQHAVSVVVCARDEAQNLADNLPEILQQEYRSTFEVIAVNDNSFDDSKYVLEYLSKPFRNLRPIELKQEARLINGKKFPLSIGIKEAKYELLLLTDADCKPASGKWIELMQGAFNNGKEIALGYGAYYKKPGLLNKLIRFETFLSALQYFSYALAGMPYMGVGRNLAYKKELFFRNKGFSSHNQLPGGDDDLFINQVATKKNTAVVLDEDAFTLSEPKTRWSTWRSQKARHYTTSNHYKGIHKFSLGLFAFSHFLFYPLLAASIIFFNWWMALAVFGFRLLVQGIIYYKSMSKLKEKDLFWLYPILDIWQWFYYLLFANSLFKKPRANWK